In a genomic window of Bufo gargarizans isolate SCDJY-AF-19 unplaced genomic scaffold, ASM1485885v1 fragScaff_scaffold_689_pilon:::fragment_2:::debris, whole genome shotgun sequence:
- the PELP1 gene encoding proline-, glutamic acid- and leucine-rich protein 1, giving the protein MTCRGGKMAATCVGVRMMEAAVSGLLEHELSDGELGETIRALREHGALRGEASSAAVSGLLSCCNSRLSSAATRTEGLSLLSLVVEESSTDVFQQHCVSWIRSVLQVIQSQDPPRVISLAVFVLRSLLAHSSALPELSREISTNQIPGLLTSLLGLRRQCLVSALEGIRSCMISYPRACGSLRGKLTAFFLSLLDEENVQIQELACQCFSLLPSLGSGFSQGIKHTENWERQIQSVLCSLHAVFQQLYQAAETDTTRYEGPGTELELPVLEDDGASSILQLVRRFTALGQCVCLLLREQFPAPVRVPASDVLNLVCRVVNLSAKNLSWQGEEALKLLLLPSVHRSALDILEAAILACGSRLLPFSSVICRLFPQVLSSWASVRSAGGFPSGQEKPYSSLRGSVYQVLERWVMMCGVSSGILQGMSHHSDILLAHLLSDVSPPADAVKMSGFVQLGAKKQKVSEVGNREFQSHRKRESSANTELCAAALRALCAIILYGGSLIKEDTHRRLQELSIPLLIRLQQGPDQWIGPYANSECRKQLYRLLLSLTLTPSPRLPPPLHCAIRIFRLGLTEENLQVSMFCTEALAICRVIIHPRVPSLQRPLPQHGPRPPMQAEVPVQRPPAPPLSFPTPLPVNHLPARTPVPPQLAEPPAPPIPSPPETFGGKTPCPIFIHYEKEETSDVEISLESDSDDSVVIVPEGLLQKPIPKSEPSPPSVKPPSEETSSAEIPAQPVVPSPTTAAAPPPLACPGSSPAEIPIAAELPLPPPTASASAPPEGDMVININSTDDEEEEDEDEDEEGMYDDEEEEEYYDEEEDDDLEGLEDEEEEFDDDEGLTEDDEEEEEELDAEVEEEEDEGEEEDGLIAEDMQMTPSMETMPEPVQPVMHNPEAEEGPPRLSPVQEDDAGDTDLLMLVESEERESGGEALQDRLSETEVTSSPSPPPVLSPPPAAPTKEEEETETPDVTEKEPVPEPEPPAVEEDPAEESPEEEKKPKPHVVVEEEEEEDVDAMEEPEDEPPDADSMLADFIDCPPDDDKDPEPLAT; this is encoded by the exons ATGACGTGCCGTGGCGGGAAGATGGCGGCGACGTGTGTCGGGGTCCGCATGATGGAGGCGGCGGTGAGCGGGCTCCTGGAGCACGAGCTGAGTGACGGGGAGCTGGGGGAGACGATCCGGGCGCTGCGGGAGCACGGAGCCCTGCGGGGAGAG GCCTCCTCGGCTGCAGTCTCCGGCCTCCTCAGCTGCTGTAACTCCCGCCTGTCGTCTGCAGCCACACG GACGGAGGGTCTGTCGCTGCTCTCGCTGGTGGTGGAAGAGTCGTCCACAGATGTGTTCCAGCAGCACTGTGTGTCCTGGATCCGCAGCGTCCTGCAGGTCATACAG TCCCAGGACCCTCCGCGGGTGATCAGCCTGGCCGTGTTTGTGCTGCGCTCCCTTCTCGCCCACTCCTCCGCACTTCCCGAATTATCCCGAGAGATCTCCACCAATCAGATCCCGGGACTCCTCACCTcgctgctgggcctgaggcgcCAG TGTCTGGTGTCTGCGCTGGAAGGAATCCGCTCCTGCATGATCTCGTACCCCCGGGCCTGCGGCTCTCTGCGG GGGAAGCTGACGGCGTTTTTTCTCAGTCTCCTGGATGAAGAAAATGTGCAGATCCAAGAG CTGGCCTGTCAGTGCTTTTCTCTCCTGCCGTCTCTGGGCTCCGGCTTTTCGCAAGGCATAAAACACACGGAGAACTGGGAGCGACAGATCCAGAGCGTCCTGTGCTCGCTGCACGCCGTCTTCCAGCAGCTGTACCAGGCGGCCGAGACAG ACACCACCCGCTATGAAGGTCCTGGCACAGAGCTGGAGCTCCCTGTCCTGGAGGATGATGGGGCTTCTAGTATCCTTCAGCTGGTGAGGAGATTCACAGCCCTGGGGCAGTGCGTCTGTCTGCTGTTAAG GGAGCAGTTCCCAGCCCCTGTGCGGGTTCCAGCCTCGGATGTCCTCAATCTGGTCTGTCGAGTGGTCAACCTGAGTGCCAAGAACCTG AGCTGGCAGGGAGAGGAGGCCctaaagctgctgctgctgcccagcGTCCACAGGAGCGCCCTGGACATCCTGGAGGCTGCAATCTTAGC GTGCGGCTCTCGTCTCCTGCCGTTTTCCTCTGTCATCTGCAGATTATTTCCGCAGGTTCTCAGCTCCTGGGCGTCTGTGAGAAGTGCAGGCGGCTTCCCCTCCGGTCAGGAAAAGCCTTATAG ctctctccgGGGGTCAGTGTACCAGGTCCTGGAGCGCTGGGTGATGATGTGTGGAGTCTCCTCTGGCATCTTGCAGGGCATGTCCCACCATTCGGACATCCTGCTGGCACATCTGCTCAGTGACGTCTCTCCGCCTGCAGACGCCGTGAAG ATGTCTGGGTTTGTGCAGCTCGGAGCAAAGAAGCAGAAAGTCTCGGAGGTCGGGAACAGAGAATTTCAAAGCCACCGGAAGCGGGAAAGCAGCGCAAATACAGAGCTGTGTGCGGCAGCTCTACGAG CCCTCTGCGCCATTATCCTGTATGGAGGATCTCTGATCAAAGAGGATACTCATCGG CGTCTCCAGGAGTTGTCCATCCCTCTTCTGATCCGTCTCCAGCAAGGTCCAGATCAATGGATCGGTCCCTACGCCAACAGCGAGTGTCGGAAACAACTTTATCGGCTGCTGTTATCCTTAACGCTGACCCCCAGCCCTCGGCTTCCTCCCCCCCTGCACTGTGCCATCAGGATCTTCAGACTGGGGTTGACCGAGGAGAACTTGCAG GTGTCCATGTTCTGCACAGAGGCTCTTGCTATATGCAGGGTCATTATCCACCCCCGAGTGCCCAGCCTCCAACGCCCTCTTCCACAGCACGGCCCTCGGCCTCCTATGCAAGCAGAGGTTCCAGTGCAGCGACCCCCGGCTCCTCCGCTTTCGTTCCCCACCCCTCTACCTGTAAATCATCTTCCTGCCAGGACCCCGGTTCCTCCACAGCTCGCAGAGCCACCGGCTCCACCGATCCCCTCGCCTCCAGAGACTTTTGGTGGGAAAACCCCATGTCCCATCTTTATCCACTATGAGAAGGAAGAGACATCCGACGTAGAGATCTCCCTGGAAAGTGACTCGGATGACAGCGTGGTCATTGTCCCTGAAGGTCTCCTACAGAAGCCCATCCCAAAATCTGAACCTTCCCCTCCCTCTGTAAAACCTCCCAGTGAAGAGACCTCCTCAGCGGAGATCCCCGCCCAACCTGTAGTGCCATCACCCACCACAGCGGCAGCACCCCCCCCACTGGCCTGCCCTGGTTCCTCCCCTGCTGAGATACCGATTGCTGCAGAATTACCTCTGCCGCCACCAACTGCATCTGCCTCGGCTCCACCAGAAGGTGACATGGTCATCAACATTAATAGCACCGATGAcgaagaagaggaggatgaagatgaaGATGAAGAAGGCATGTATGAtgatgaggaagaagaagaatATTACGATGAGGAAGAGGACGACGACTTGGAGGGTCTGGAAGACGAGGAAGAAGAATTTGATGATGATGAAGGACTGAcggaagatgatgaggaggaggaggaggagctggatgccgaggtggaagaggaggaagatgaaggggaggaggaggatgggctaATCGCTGAAGATATGCAGATGACGCCCTCTATGGAGACCATGCCAGAACCAGTCCAACCAGTGATGCACaatccagaggcagaggaaggtcCCCCGCGTTTGTCCCCCGTCCAGGAGGATGACGCTGGAGACACGGATCTTCTGATGCTGGTAGAGAGTGAGGAGCGAGAGTCGGGTGGGGAGGCTCTGCAGGACCGGCTCTCAGAAACGGAGGTCACATCCAGCCCATCACCTCCACCTGTACTGAGCCCACCTCCGGCTGCCCCcacaaaggaggaagaggagactgAGACACCAGACGTCACAGAAAAGGAACCCGTTCCCGAGCCTGAACCCCCTGCTGTGGAGGAAGATCCAGCGGAAGAATCaccggaggaggagaagaaaccaAAGCCACATGtggtggtggaagaggaggaggaggaagacgtaGATGCCATGGAGGAGCCTGAG GACGAACCTCCGGATGCAGACTCTATGTTAGCGGACTTCATCGACTGCCCTCCAGATGACGACAAAGACCCGGAGCCCCTCGCCACGTGA